The window tatagcacatcaGCACATAGAGTGGAATACGGAGCCTCAGGCTCCATATCCCACCCTATGCGCtgatgtgctatatacctcaggcccCGTGTACCACCCTGTGTGCTATATACTTCAGGCCCCAATTATTTGCTATATACCTAAGGCTCTGTGTACCATCCTATGTGTTATATACGTCAGGCTCCGTATCCTACtgtatgtgctgtatacctcaggctcCGTATCCCACCgtatgtgctgtatacctcaggctcTGTGTACCACCctctgtgctatatacctcaggctcagGATTgtacacggagcctgaggtatatagcacagagGGTGGTACAcagagcctgaggtatatagcacacagggtggtacacggggcctgaggtatatagcacatcaGCACATAGAGTGGAATACGGagcctcaggctccttgtaccatcctatgtgctctatacctcaggctccttgtaccatcctatgtgctctatacctcaggctccgtgtaccatcctatgtgctctatacctcaagCTCCAtataccatcctatgtgctctatacctcaggctccatataccatcctatgtgctctatacctcaggctccttgtaccatcctatgtgctctatacctcaggctccttgtaccatcctatgtgctgtatacctcaggctccatataccatcctatgtgctctatacctcaggctccttgtaccatcctatgtgctctatacctcaggctccttgtaccatcctatgtgctgtatacctcaggctccgtgtaccatcctatgtgctctatacctcaggctccgtgtaccatcctatgtgctctatacctcaagCTCCATATACCATCCTAtctgctatatacctcaggctccttgtaccatcctatgtgctctatacctcaggctccaTATACCATCCTAtctgctatatacctcaggctccttatACCATCCTATGTGCTGATGTGTTACTTTTGATTTTTCAAATATGTTTGTTAGGGTGACATCATAGAAATGGCCACTGCAAAGAAAAGAAAAGTTGATGCAGAATGTCGAGCTTTTCAAGATAAATGGACAAATGATTATTTTTTTGTTGAAGTCAAAGGCAAACCTGTGTGCCTGGTTTGTAGTGAAACATTAGCAGTTATGAAAAAAGCCAATCTGGAGCGTCATTACAGCTCAAAACATGCAAAACTCAATGAATTGGAAGGCCAAATGCGTCTGGATAAAATCAACGCACTTCGGCGGAGTTTGGAATTGCAGCAGTCTGCATTTAATAAGCCTCGGTGTGACAGAAGCAACGTTATTCAGACAAGCTATGTAGTGAGCGAGCTAATTGCGAAGAAGCTGAGACCTCATGTAGAGGGAGAATTTGTGAAAGAGTGCATGGTGGCTGCTGCAGAGTTGTTAGCACCAGAAAAAGTGAAATTATTTCAGAATGTTAGTTTGTCTCGAAGAACCGTATCAGATCGGATTACTGACTTAGCACAAGACATTGAAAAATCACTCAAGGATTCAGTAGGAGATTTCCAATTTTTCTCTCTGGCTTGTGATGAGACAACGGACATAACAAATACTGCCCAACTGGCCATTTTAATTCGTGGGATCACTGCAGAGTTTGGCATACGAGAAGAACTGCTATCACTGGAAGCCATGCATGGCAGTACAAGAGGGGAAGACTTATTTGAGAAACTTGTTTTAGCAATGAAAAAACTTGAGCTCTCATTTGAAAAGTTATCTGGCCTTACTACAGATGGAGCTCCAGCCATGGTTGGCTCACAGAAAGGATTAATTGCTTTTGTCAAGAAAGAGATGAATCGTCTTAGTCTTGATCCTAGTGATTTAATTATATGCCACTGCATCATACACCAAGAAAGTCTCTGTGCACAGTCATTGCGGCTCAACAATGTGATGTCAACAGTAGTGTCATGCATAAACTTTATCAAAAGCAGAGCGCTAAATAGTCGCCAGTTTAAGGAATTACTGAATGATCTTGAATGTGAGTATGGTGATCTTGTCTATCACTGTGAAGTTCGGTGGCTGAGTCGCGGGAACATGCTCATGAGATTTTACCAACTGCTGGAAGAAGTCAAAGAATTCATGGAGATGAAGGGGAAACCTGTCAGTGAACTCCGTGATAGCAAGTGGCAGTGTGATCTAGCGTTCATGGTGGACATTACCAAGTACCTCTCAGAGCTGAACGTTAAGCTGCAGGGCCCCAACCAGCTTCTCAGCTCTCTACTTTCAAACGTTAAATCATTTGAAACTAAACTAAAGCTGTGGAAAACGCAACTTGAAAGGAATAATACAGTGCATTTCCCCACTCTGGAAAGACAAAAGCCTTTGACAACACTTGAATATGCTGGTGAATGTGCAAAACTAATTGAAGCATTTGATGAAAGATTCAAGGATGTCAAAAGCAAACAAATGGAATTAAACATCTTTGCTACACCATTCAATGTGGAGCCAGCTGATGTGCCTGATAACCTACAGCACGAAATCATTCAACTGCAAAACGATGATGAGCTGAAAGCTAGGTACAACAACCTCCCATTGCTTGAGTTCTATAAACGTTATGTGAGCAATGATGATTTTCCCACTTTGAGGAGACATGCATTAAAATTTGCATCTGTGTTCGGAACAACTTATTGCTGCGAGCAGTTCTTTTCAAAGCTTTCCATCGCCAAGAGTCGACTCCGCTCAAGACTGACCGATACAAACTTGGAAAACCAGTTGCGAGTAGCAACATCATCAATACCTCCTAACATCGCACGGCTCACCAAAGACAAAACGTTCCAGCCATCACATTAAGTGGGAGTTATTTAAATGTTTGACTAAATATAGTTGCTAATGTTTATGTTAATAATTTTATCCCCCCAACCCTTGTGTGTCAATGTCTTGTTTTGTATTACGTTATCCATTATTCTTTATTCAACTACTGTCTGATGTTGGCAATTATATTTGTGTATGAGCTACTGTAGCTCTTAGATTTATAGGACATGACTGTTATTCCCTGTTTGTTATGAAAAGTTAATAAACTTAAGTTATAAAAAAAATTCAGTTAATAATTTTATGCGGCCCCCGAGTGATGTTACAAAtatccaaatggccctcggcacaaaaaaggttccccacccctgatatagacaatcacacttgctgcctctgcactgtcaaattgtcacatacagtttaaatcatagtgggacagcgacacatgtttgcattgaatgttgcttttcaatatttacatgactgtgttgcaaagctgtgtggtttgcattcacatttatcatctgccttatctgtgaggcttcagctaacaagggtattcagggtgggtgatgtgttttgtctatgtttaggtagataactgggaagctcttgtgatgcgccactagtaagttgtcttcgcacacacacacacacaaacacaaacacacacacacacaaacacacaattactgctgctacgcagagggcttagcaagcagtaggcaactgaatagattgttctattatttcaatttaatgcatggttcttattgtttgttttgggaaagtgaaagaatcatttatgaacccaactgcaaacagtgcttttcctg is drawn from Anomaloglossus baeobatrachus isolate aAnoBae1 chromosome 3, aAnoBae1.hap1, whole genome shotgun sequence and contains these coding sequences:
- the LOC142297310 gene encoding general transcription factor II-I repeat domain-containing protein 2-like — its product is MATAKKRKVDAECRAFQDKWTNDYFFVEVKGKPVCLVCSETLAVMKKANLERHYSSKHAKLNELEGQMRLDKINALRRSLELQQSAFNKPRCDRSNVIQTSYVVSELIAKKLRPHVEGEFVKECMVAAAELLAPEKVKLFQNVSLSRRTVSDRITDLAQDIEKSLKDSVGDFQFFSLACDETTDITNTAQLAILIRGITAEFGIREELLSLEAMHGSTRGEDLFEKLVLAMKKLELSFEKLSGLTTDGAPAMVGSQKGLIAFVKKEMNRLSLDPSDLIICHCIIHQESLCAQSLRLNNVMSTVVSCINFIKSRALNSRQFKELLNDLECEYGDLVYHCEVRWLSRGNMLMRFYQLLEEVKEFMEMKGKPVSELRDSKWQCDLAFMVDITKYLSELNVKLQGPNQLLSSLLSNVKSFETKLKLWKTQLERNNTVHFPTLERQKPLTTLEYAGECAKLIEAFDERFKDVKSKQMELNIFATPFNVEPADVPDNLQHEIIQLQNDDELKARYNNLPLLEFYKRYVSNDDFPTLRRHALKFASVFGTTYCCEQFFSKLSIAKSRLRSRLTDTNLENQLRVATSSIPPNIARLTKDKTFQPSH